A portion of the Thermosediminibacter oceani DSM 16646 genome contains these proteins:
- a CDS encoding BglG family transcription antiterminator → MDLDARKKKIIEELLISKGPVTGEYLAGVLGVSSRTIRSDIKIINEQLKESGIKIISSPGVGYSLEYDDEEKLSGILREIMKESQGYIVPTLPEDRVRYIRGKLLAADGFITLESLADELYVSKSTVEKDMEKVEEWFSSHNIKIFKKPNYGMKLQGSEMDLRFAMSDHLRSLKDEKVFAVDLPDIGDIVKDVDIEVIKDVIDEVLERIPFKLSDVAYTNLIIHIAIAVKRIRESKSIELPPGEITNLKDKMEYSVAADMVKSLESKFNISIPEAEIGYITMHLMGTKVLEDGSLSKEKIKKAVGEEIYRVATRMIEEVKRVYGIDFTADDELIYGLALHLKPTITRIKYGMNLKNPLLKEIKEEYPQAFELAVVASRVLEDVYKIKVDENEMGYIAVYFGAAIERGNYRESNQIKRVAVVCASGMGTAQLLATRIRKTFPNITITGVYPAFKSSEIIKQRPDFILSTVPLENMDIPVIEISPLLNKNDLRRLKAVILSEDEDVDRSILLKFMKEDLFFKGISASDCFEVIDKMSDSLYQKGYVTKGFKESAKQREKISSTGIGNLVAIPHAMLGHAIGSHIAVGILEKPIKWGSSQAQLIFMIALEKLSDREFQHIFEALYDVVDDPSLVAKLIKARDFNEFARILKGRGRYDN, encoded by the coding sequence TTGGATCTTGATGCGCGCAAGAAGAAGATCATAGAAGAACTCTTGATATCAAAGGGACCGGTCACCGGAGAGTACCTTGCAGGAGTACTTGGTGTATCCTCGAGGACCATAAGAAGCGATATAAAGATCATTAATGAACAATTAAAAGAAAGTGGTATAAAGATCATTTCTTCGCCGGGAGTCGGATATTCCCTCGAATATGACGACGAGGAAAAACTCTCCGGAATATTGAGAGAGATAATGAAGGAAAGCCAGGGGTATATAGTGCCCACCCTTCCCGAAGACAGGGTAAGGTACATCAGGGGGAAACTGCTTGCCGCCGATGGCTTTATTACGCTGGAGTCTCTCGCGGATGAACTGTATGTGAGCAAGTCAACAGTTGAAAAAGATATGGAAAAAGTGGAGGAATGGTTTTCAAGCCATAATATCAAGATTTTCAAAAAGCCGAATTACGGCATGAAGCTCCAGGGAAGCGAAATGGATTTGCGCTTTGCCATGTCCGACCACCTGAGGAGTTTAAAGGATGAAAAGGTCTTTGCGGTCGATTTGCCGGACATCGGCGATATTGTAAAGGATGTGGATATTGAGGTAATAAAGGATGTCATAGATGAGGTACTGGAAAGGATCCCGTTCAAGCTATCCGATGTAGCCTACACCAATCTAATAATTCACATCGCAATTGCTGTAAAGAGGATAAGGGAATCCAAGAGTATCGAGCTCCCACCCGGAGAAATAACTAATCTCAAGGACAAGATGGAATACTCTGTTGCCGCCGACATGGTTAAAAGCCTTGAAAGCAAATTTAACATATCCATACCCGAGGCTGAGATAGGTTATATAACAATGCACCTTATGGGCACCAAGGTCCTTGAGGATGGCTCGCTATCCAAAGAAAAAATAAAAAAGGCCGTAGGTGAGGAAATCTACCGGGTTGCAACCAGAATGATTGAAGAGGTAAAAAGGGTATACGGGATTGATTTCACCGCGGACGACGAGCTTATATACGGCCTGGCCCTGCACCTTAAACCTACCATCACAAGAATAAAATACGGGATGAATCTTAAAAATCCCCTTCTAAAGGAGATAAAGGAAGAGTATCCGCAGGCCTTCGAGCTGGCTGTGGTAGCTTCCAGGGTGCTGGAAGATGTCTATAAAATAAAGGTCGATGAAAACGAGATGGGCTATATCGCCGTATATTTCGGTGCAGCCATAGAGAGAGGAAATTACAGGGAAAGTAACCAGATAAAAAGGGTAGCGGTGGTATGCGCTTCGGGAATGGGAACGGCGCAGTTACTTGCCACAAGGATAAGGAAAACATTTCCGAATATAACCATTACGGGGGTATACCCTGCCTTTAAAAGTTCGGAGATTATAAAGCAAAGACCGGACTTTATACTGAGCACCGTACCTTTAGAAAATATGGATATACCCGTAATAGAAATCAGCCCGCTGCTAAATAAAAATGACCTGAGAAGGCTGAAAGCAGTTATCTTGTCCGAAGATGAAGATGTCGACAGAAGCATACTTTTAAAGTTCATGAAAGAGGACCTGTTTTTCAAAGGCATAAGTGCAAGCGATTGCTTTGAGGTTATTGATAAGATGAGTGACAGCCTTTATCAAAAGGGGTATGTCACCAAAGGGTTTAAAGAGTCTGCCAAGCAAAGAGAAAAAATATCTTCTACCGGCATTGGAAACCTTGTAGCTATCCCCCATGCCATGCTGGGACATGCTATAGGTTCACATATAGCTGTAGGAATTTTGGAAAAGCCGATAAAATGGGGGAGCAGCCAGGCCCAGCTCATCTTTATGATAGCGCTGGAAAAATTGAGCGACCGGGAATTCCAGCATATATTCGAAGCGTTATATGACGTCGTGGATGACCCATCTTTGGTTGCAAAGCTGATTAAAGCAAGGGATTTTAACGAGTTTGCCAGGATACTCAAAGGGAGAGGTAGATATGATAATTAA
- a CDS encoding nucleotidyltransferase domain-containing protein, which yields MVKTKDEIMKIVRDYICNLGKYIKINKVILFGSYARDEALKSSDVNLAIVSEDFGKMSFFERLELLYKCWNYDIGADLLGYTPEEFEELANKISFVSEIIKTGIEITPA from the coding sequence ATGGTTAAGACAAAAGATGAAATAATGAAGATTGTAAGAGACTATATATGCAATCTCGGAAAGTATATTAAAATAAACAAAGTCATCTTATTTGGATCGTATGCAAGAGATGAAGCGCTAAAATCCAGCGATGTCAACCTAGCAATAGTCTCTGAAGACTTCGGAAAAATGAGCTTCTTTGAACGGCTGGAATTACTCTATAAGTGCTGGAATTACGACATTGGCGCAGATCTATTGGGATACACACCTGAAGAATTTGAGGAATTGGCAAATAAAATAAGTTTTGTATCGGAAATAATAAAGACGGGAATTGAAATCACGCCAGCTTAA
- a CDS encoding HEPN domain-containing protein, which translates to MFKAGRYNYCIFMCHQAVEKLLKALIIFLHKEFPPKTHNLITLLEMIDQNPEKEMQTIILKLNPHYMVSRSPDAAGGPSHKMYNDQIAREFLKETERVLQWLRQKMK; encoded by the coding sequence ATGTTTAAAGCCGGAAGATACAATTATTGCATCTTTATGTGCCATCAGGCGGTTGAAAAACTTTTAAAGGCGCTCATAATTTTTTTACATAAGGAGTTCCCGCCGAAAACTCATAACTTGATTACTTTGCTGGAAATGATCGATCAAAACCCCGAGAAAGAAATGCAAACTATAATATTAAAGTTAAACCCGCATTATATGGTTTCAAGATCCCCGGATGCCGCCGGAGGACCCAGTCATAAAATGTATAACGATCAAATCGCTCGGGAGTTTTTAAAAGAAACCGAGAGGGTATTGCAATGGTTAAGACAAAAGATGAAATAA
- a CDS encoding stalk domain-containing protein — protein sequence MRLLFLTLLLFETLTGSISTPALAQEKGISVLIDGLPVYFDVSPIIKDGRTLVPFRAISEALNVPVVWNQKTKTITASDGHINLRLRIGDKTAYRNNTPVKLDVPPLIVNGRTLIPLRFFSEAFGCKVEWDAAASTVKITSGPKEMTVIGFYALGDSKTSSWTNLFGKPYPEHSAGNTGAINELALGWYSLDKNGNLLTMSTTGWQRPPGWENVLQAASLYNLRTEMVIHATDSGGDITGLFSSKEAMEKLAAAIAEESKLYSGVNLDLEGLGLNESQEVLLQTRQNFTYFVRILSERLDPSKTLTLTLHAPNSAYKGYDYRALGEIADRIIIMAYDYGTSPEPVNLVLQAVEKAKAEVPPGKLILGISIPNETAQSMIAKIGIAKRHRLAGIALWRLGLISKDEWELLRNTVVPVAFLR from the coding sequence ATGCGCCTGCTTTTTCTAACCCTTTTACTGTTTGAAACCCTGACCGGAAGCATCAGCACACCGGCTTTAGCCCAGGAAAAAGGCATCTCGGTCCTGATCGATGGGCTGCCGGTATATTTTGACGTTTCTCCGATTATCAAAGATGGGCGCACCCTGGTCCCCTTCCGCGCCATATCCGAAGCTCTAAACGTTCCGGTGGTCTGGAACCAAAAAACAAAGACGATTACCGCCAGCGATGGCCATATAAACCTTCGCCTTCGTATAGGCGATAAGACAGCCTACCGGAACAACACACCCGTTAAACTGGACGTTCCGCCGCTGATTGTAAACGGAAGGACGCTAATACCCCTTCGCTTTTTCAGCGAAGCCTTCGGATGTAAAGTAGAATGGGATGCTGCCGCATCCACGGTAAAAATTACTTCCGGTCCTAAAGAAATGACGGTTATCGGGTTTTACGCCCTAGGCGACAGCAAAACCAGCAGCTGGACCAACCTTTTTGGCAAACCCTATCCGGAACACTCAGCCGGAAATACGGGTGCGATAAACGAGCTGGCTCTCGGCTGGTACAGCCTGGACAAAAACGGGAACCTTCTTACTATGAGCACCACGGGATGGCAAAGGCCTCCCGGCTGGGAAAACGTGCTGCAAGCCGCATCGCTTTATAACCTGCGAACGGAAATGGTAATCCACGCCACCGATAGCGGTGGGGACATAACTGGCCTTTTTTCTTCAAAAGAGGCCATGGAAAAGCTGGCAGCAGCCATCGCCGAGGAGTCAAAACTTTATTCAGGGGTCAACCTGGATTTGGAAGGCCTGGGCCTCAATGAAAGCCAGGAGGTCCTTTTGCAGACCCGACAAAACTTTACCTACTTTGTCCGGATACTTTCCGAAAGGCTTGATCCCTCGAAAACCCTTACCCTGACCCTGCACGCTCCAAACAGCGCCTATAAAGGGTATGATTACAGAGCCCTGGGTGAGATCGCGGACCGTATCATAATAATGGCGTACGACTACGGAACCTCTCCGGAGCCGGTGAATCTGGTACTTCAGGCAGTAGAGAAAGCTAAAGCCGAAGTTCCACCCGGCAAATTAATACTCGGTATTTCCATACCCAACGAGACTGCACAAAGCATGATCGCAAAAATAGGTATTGCAAAGCGACACCGGTTGGCGGGTATCGCTCTCTGGAGGCTGGGACTGATTTCGAAGGATGAATGGGAATTACTTAGAAATACAGTGGTACCCGTTGCTTTTCTTAGATGA
- a CDS encoding sensor histidine kinase: MSTLTRYMLKDVIDKEKLEEILKKFSEATGLAAIIADRSGVNITEPSNFTKHCNLVRSTEKGRKYCYFSDAKLGRLSLKKGGPATSLCYCEIVDLAAPLVVEGHCLGYILCGQVFLRPPDEEKIERARKRALDFGLDPDLYVKAFLEIETVPKKHIYTTGEMLHIISNYIIELGVNSLYQKRLLEETKRRSEYENAIKTLELKALQSQVNPHFLFNTLNTAARLAYLENAEKTAEIIYSLANLLRYSLKNLDQLVPLKEEISCIGYYLYIQQFRYKDHIRAEIEFPKELEKYLIPVLSLQPLVENAIVHGLEKKKEGGQVRVVGYEKDTCVFIDIIDDGVGIQEEVLNNINKPKIALEGHTTGLGIHNVDLRIKKYFGDNYGLKIESKVGVGTKVTLKIPKVVNRGIGHEL, encoded by the coding sequence GTGTCCACCTTGACCAGATACATGCTGAAGGACGTTATCGACAAGGAAAAACTCGAAGAAATACTGAAAAAATTTTCGGAAGCCACCGGCCTTGCTGCAATTATTGCCGACAGGAGCGGTGTGAATATCACAGAACCGAGCAATTTTACGAAGCACTGTAATCTGGTAAGAAGCACCGAAAAAGGGAGAAAATACTGCTATTTCTCCGACGCAAAACTCGGCCGGCTGTCTTTAAAAAAAGGGGGACCGGCCACATCCTTGTGCTATTGCGAGATTGTGGATCTTGCGGCACCCCTGGTCGTGGAGGGCCACTGCCTGGGATATATACTGTGCGGCCAGGTGTTTTTAAGGCCGCCCGACGAAGAAAAAATAGAAAGGGCGCGGAAGAGGGCTCTCGATTTCGGCCTGGACCCCGACCTTTATGTCAAGGCCTTTCTCGAGATAGAGACGGTTCCGAAAAAACATATTTATACCACCGGAGAGATGCTCCACATAATTTCAAACTACATCATCGAGCTCGGAGTGAATTCTCTTTATCAAAAGCGGCTCCTGGAAGAGACAAAAAGGCGTTCGGAATACGAAAACGCCATTAAAACGCTGGAATTAAAGGCCCTTCAGTCCCAGGTAAACCCCCATTTTCTCTTTAACACTTTAAATACGGCGGCAAGGCTGGCTTACCTTGAGAACGCCGAAAAGACCGCGGAGATAATCTATTCCCTGGCGAATCTTTTACGGTATTCGCTGAAAAATTTGGACCAACTGGTACCATTAAAAGAAGAAATCTCGTGTATAGGGTATTACCTTTATATTCAGCAGTTCAGGTATAAAGACCATATCAGAGCCGAGATCGAGTTTCCAAAAGAGCTGGAAAAGTACCTTATTCCGGTGTTGAGCCTGCAGCCCCTCGTGGAAAACGCAATAGTGCACGGGTTGGAAAAGAAGAAGGAGGGGGGTCAGGTGAGGGTAGTCGGATATGAGAAGGATACGTGCGTATTTATCGACATTATAGATGATGGCGTGGGCATTCAGGAGGAAGTGTTGAATAACATCAATAAACCGAAAATTGCGCTGGAAGGCCATACCACAGGACTGGGTATTCATAATGTAGATTTGCGGATAAAAAAGTATTTTGGCGATAATTACGGCTTAAAGATAGAGAGCAAAGTTGGAGTCGGGACAAAGGTAACGTTGAAAATCCCGAAAGTCGTCAACAGGGGGATTGGTCATGAGTTATAA
- a CDS encoding response regulator transcription factor gives MSYKVLVCDDEALEREVISLIIQKSGLPFLTVGEARNGYEAVEKARELKPDVIFMDIKMPGKDGLTATAEIKDILPQMKVIITTAYDDFEFAKEALRLGSIDYLLKPIRPEEFIAVLNKLLNLFEREMMSRKQEEELKKAIKKAEKMIKGGILASLIMGEAEKDEERDILLKQAQLLDITSLPNALLIVEPNIDELNTGAVYERYKVFKIAEELIGDLNDVFLLNLGESLVIGIQKDNIDPQVLASAIQKKVEENTDFCVTISIGEASDIINKTIYEETKANARLGRFFFGGKVVNKQEMDELMKSSEKADDEMESRLLDYVTMANYQEALRLFEEIINNLVIKSRGSLLFCQTRIAEIMLLIWRSVRKLGWVDNNSSHLYFNYLKKLSKAQSLYALTECCRNYLSDLFVLNKRFKERNGIVNAVVKYINENYDKDLKLKDITKMVYLNSEYFSRLFKKEVGCTYAEYLTRVRVEAARKYLSNPALTVADVARKVGYHDPNYFSKVFKKAVGVSPTEYRVSLGITQNEQSLA, from the coding sequence ATGAGTTATAAGGTTCTGGTATGCGACGATGAAGCGCTGGAAAGAGAAGTGATTTCCCTGATAATTCAAAAGTCGGGGCTCCCCTTTCTTACGGTGGGTGAAGCTAGAAACGGCTACGAAGCGGTGGAAAAGGCGAGGGAATTAAAACCCGATGTGATCTTTATGGATATAAAAATGCCGGGGAAGGACGGGCTGACGGCCACCGCGGAGATAAAGGATATCCTGCCTCAGATGAAGGTGATAATAACGACGGCCTACGATGATTTCGAATTTGCCAAAGAGGCGCTGAGGCTGGGGAGCATAGACTATTTACTGAAACCTATAAGGCCCGAGGAATTTATAGCCGTCTTAAATAAACTATTGAATCTATTTGAAAGAGAAATGATGAGCAGGAAGCAGGAGGAAGAGCTGAAGAAGGCCATTAAAAAAGCGGAAAAGATGATAAAAGGCGGCATCCTCGCAAGTCTCATCATGGGAGAGGCGGAGAAAGACGAGGAAAGGGATATATTGCTAAAGCAGGCCCAATTGCTGGATATCACTTCCCTCCCCAATGCCCTTTTGATAGTAGAGCCCAATATCGATGAATTGAACACCGGTGCGGTATATGAAAGGTATAAAGTATTTAAAATTGCGGAGGAACTGATCGGCGATCTGAACGATGTGTTTTTACTGAATTTGGGGGAGAGCCTCGTCATCGGCATACAAAAGGATAACATCGATCCTCAGGTGCTGGCTTCCGCTATACAAAAAAAGGTCGAAGAGAATACGGACTTTTGCGTCACCATTAGCATAGGCGAAGCTTCGGATATCATAAACAAGACCATTTATGAGGAGACAAAAGCCAACGCCCGCCTGGGGAGGTTCTTCTTCGGAGGAAAAGTGGTTAATAAACAGGAAATGGATGAGTTAATGAAGTCTTCGGAAAAAGCCGACGATGAAATGGAAAGCCGGTTGCTGGATTATGTTACGATGGCCAATTACCAGGAGGCTTTGAGATTATTCGAAGAAATAATAAATAATCTGGTCATAAAGAGCAGGGGTTCGCTGCTTTTCTGTCAGACCCGGATCGCCGAGATAATGCTGCTCATCTGGAGGAGTGTGAGGAAGCTGGGGTGGGTCGACAACAACAGTTCTCACCTTTATTTCAATTACCTGAAAAAATTGTCGAAGGCCCAATCCCTGTATGCGCTTACCGAATGCTGCAGGAATTACTTGAGCGACCTTTTTGTGCTGAACAAAAGGTTCAAAGAGAGAAACGGCATTGTCAATGCGGTGGTCAAGTATATCAATGAAAACTATGATAAGGATTTGAAGCTGAAGGATATAACGAAGATGGTTTACCTGAATTCGGAATATTTCAGCCGCTTGTTTAAGAAAGAAGTGGGGTGCACCTATGCGGAATACCTCACGCGGGTTAGAGTCGAGGCTGCCAGGAAATACCTGTCAAATCCCGCACTCACGGTAGCCGATGTGGCAAGAAAAGTCGGCTATCATGACCCGAATTATTTCAGCAAAGTGTTTAAAAAGGCAGTTGGGGTAAGTCCCACAGAATATAGAGTAAGTTTAGGCATAACGCAAAACGAACAGTCCCTCGCTTAG
- the eutM gene encoding ethanolamine utilization microcompartment protein EutM, with protein MNGEALGMVETKGLIPAIEAADAMVKAANVKLVGYEKIGSGLVTVMVRGDVGATKAATDAGAAAARKVGEVVSVHVIPRPHSDVEKILPKSE; from the coding sequence ATGAACGGAGAAGCGCTGGGCATGGTAGAGACCAAAGGATTGATCCCCGCTATAGAGGCGGCGGACGCAATGGTGAAGGCTGCAAACGTCAAGCTCGTTGGGTATGAAAAGATAGGTTCCGGTCTGGTGACGGTGATGGTCCGGGGCGATGTGGGTGCGACCAAGGCGGCTACCGATGCAGGTGCGGCTGCGGCCAGAAAAGTAGGAGAGGTCGTCTCGGTCCATGTCATTCCGCGGCCTCACAGCGATGTGGAAAAAATCCTGCCGAAATCAGAGTAA
- the pduB gene encoding propanediol utilization microcompartment protein PduB: MDELTIKKLVKEIIGKVDAEEKKPACPAITNPGVTEFVGTAIGDTIGLVIANIDSKLLEKTGLDKRFRSIGILGSRTGAGPQIMAADEAVKATNTEIVAVELARDTKGGAGHGSLIIFGAEEVSDARRAVEVALKELPRTFGDVYANDAGHLEFQYTARASYAVEKAFGAPLGKAFGLIVGAPAAIGVVCCDTAVKAAEVDIVGYASPAKGTSFTNEAILFISGDSGAVRQALIAAREIGKKLLATLGEEPKPLSTPYI, from the coding sequence GTGGATGAATTGACTATAAAAAAGCTGGTCAAAGAGATAATCGGTAAGGTGGATGCGGAAGAGAAAAAGCCGGCATGTCCCGCTATAACGAATCCGGGAGTCACGGAATTTGTGGGCACGGCTATAGGCGACACCATAGGCCTTGTTATTGCAAACATTGATTCCAAGTTGCTGGAGAAAACGGGGTTAGATAAGAGGTTCCGCTCAATAGGCATTTTGGGAAGCAGGACCGGGGCGGGGCCGCAAATAATGGCCGCCGATGAAGCTGTAAAGGCCACGAATACCGAAATAGTTGCTGTTGAACTGGCCAGGGACACAAAAGGCGGTGCCGGGCACGGTTCGCTCATAATTTTCGGCGCCGAAGAGGTGTCCGACGCGCGGAGAGCTGTGGAAGTGGCTTTAAAGGAATTGCCCAGGACCTTCGGTGACGTTTACGCCAATGACGCAGGGCACCTGGAATTTCAATATACCGCCAGGGCGAGTTATGCCGTTGAAAAGGCCTTCGGAGCCCCACTGGGCAAGGCCTTCGGGCTCATAGTCGGAGCGCCGGCGGCCATCGGCGTGGTGTGCTGCGACACAGCCGTAAAGGCAGCGGAAGTTGATATAGTCGGGTACGCCAGCCCGGCCAAGGGCACCAGTTTTACCAATGAGGCCATTCTATTTATCTCCGGCGATTCTGGGGCTGTAAGGCAGGCTTTGATAGCCGCCCGCGAAATCGGCAAAAAACTGCTGGCCACGTTGGGCGAAGAGCCCAAGCCCTTGAGCACGCCGTACATCTAA
- a CDS encoding propanediol/glycerol family dehydratase large subunit, producing MKSKRFQVLAERPVNKDGFVAEWPEVGLVAVDSPNDPKPGIKIENGKIVEMDGKKREDFDMIEQFIADYAIDVEMAEKAMKMDSLEIARMLVDINVPREQVVKIASGLTPAKIVEVVKMLNVVEIMMAIQKMRARKRPGNQCHVTNLRDNPVLIAADAAEAALRGFDEEETTVGITRYAPFNALALLIGSQTGRGGVLTQCALEEAFELTIGMRGFTSYAETISVYGTEQVFVDGDDTPWSKAFLASAYASRGLKMRFTSGTGSEVQMGYAEGKSMLYLETRCAMIAKGAGVQGLQNGSISCIGVPGAVPSGIRIVAGENLITTMLDLEVASGSDQTFSHSDIRRTARTLLLMLPGTDLIFSGYSAVPNYDNMFAGSNFDIEDVDDYLALQRDLMVDGGLRPVTEEEVIAVRNKAARALQAVFKKLGLPPITDEEVEAATYAHGSKDMPLRDVNEDLKAATEIMNRGIHGLDIVKALAESGFTDVAQNIFNMLKQRVAGDYLHTSAVLDEDFNIDSAVNNPNDYMGPGTGYRLSAERWEEIKNIPQALRPEDFNK from the coding sequence ATGAAGTCAAAACGCTTCCAGGTACTGGCCGAAAGACCGGTAAACAAAGACGGTTTTGTCGCTGAATGGCCGGAAGTTGGGCTAGTAGCTGTAGACAGCCCCAACGATCCCAAGCCCGGCATTAAAATTGAAAACGGTAAAATCGTCGAGATGGACGGCAAAAAAAGAGAAGATTTCGATATGATAGAACAGTTCATAGCGGACTACGCCATAGATGTCGAAATGGCCGAAAAGGCCATGAAAATGGATAGCCTGGAAATAGCCAGAATGCTGGTGGATATAAATGTCCCCAGGGAACAAGTGGTAAAGATAGCCAGCGGCCTCACGCCCGCCAAGATCGTTGAAGTTGTTAAAATGCTCAACGTTGTAGAAATTATGATGGCAATTCAAAAGATGCGGGCCAGGAAAAGGCCGGGCAACCAGTGCCATGTGACAAACCTGAGGGACAACCCTGTATTGATAGCAGCCGACGCCGCAGAAGCGGCGCTGAGGGGTTTTGACGAAGAAGAGACCACCGTGGGTATCACCAGGTATGCGCCTTTCAACGCGCTGGCTCTTCTCATCGGCTCTCAGACCGGGCGGGGAGGCGTGCTGACCCAGTGCGCACTGGAGGAAGCCTTCGAGCTCACCATCGGCATGAGGGGATTTACGTCCTACGCCGAGACCATCTCCGTCTACGGCACGGAACAGGTTTTTGTGGACGGGGACGACACGCCATGGTCCAAGGCTTTTCTCGCTTCCGCCTACGCCTCAAGGGGTTTGAAGATGAGGTTTACGTCGGGCACGGGGTCCGAAGTTCAGATGGGTTACGCCGAAGGGAAATCGATGCTTTATCTGGAAACCCGCTGTGCTATGATCGCGAAGGGCGCAGGAGTGCAGGGACTGCAAAACGGCTCTATAAGCTGTATAGGTGTCCCGGGAGCCGTGCCTTCCGGCATAAGGATAGTGGCAGGCGAAAACCTGATAACGACCATGCTCGATCTGGAGGTGGCTTCGGGCAGCGATCAGACCTTCTCCCACTCCGACATAAGGCGTACGGCCAGGACCCTGCTCCTGATGCTGCCGGGTACGGACCTCATTTTCTCCGGCTACAGCGCCGTTCCCAACTACGACAATATGTTTGCGGGTTCCAATTTTGATATTGAGGACGTGGACGACTATCTTGCCCTCCAAAGGGATTTGATGGTGGATGGCGGCCTGAGGCCGGTCACCGAAGAGGAAGTCATAGCGGTGAGGAATAAAGCGGCCAGGGCTTTACAGGCTGTGTTTAAGAAGCTGGGGCTGCCGCCCATAACCGACGAGGAAGTGGAAGCCGCGACGTATGCCCACGGCTCCAAGGATATGCCTTTGAGGGACGTAAACGAAGATTTAAAGGCTGCAACGGAAATTATGAACAGGGGAATACACGGCCTTGACATCGTAAAAGCCCTTGCAGAAAGCGGTTTTACGGACGTGGCACAAAACATATTTAACATGCTGAAACAGAGGGTTGCCGGCGACTATTTGCATACTTCCGCGGTCCTCGACGAAGACTTCAACATCGATTCTGCCGTGAATAACCCCAATGACTATATGGGTCCCGGCACGGGCTACAGGCTGTCTGCGGAAAGATGGGAAGAAATAAAGAATATCCCGCAGGCGTTAAGACCGGAAGACTTCAACAAATAA
- a CDS encoding propanediol/glycerol family dehydratase medium subunit, whose translation MINTEMVVEEVVKEVLKRLAGEREKVAEDYAVGNPAGKELLLEEMGEAKPGAREEEVVIGVSPAFGVKFKENINGIPLADILREIMAGIAEEGLNSRVIRVRHTADVAFIGHTAAKLSGSGVGIGIQSRGTAVIHHKDLQPLNNLELFPQCPVMTLDTYRAIGKNAALYAKGESPTPVPVMNDQMARPKFQAKAAVMHNFETQYVKPGLKPVELKVCFSKGGTS comes from the coding sequence ATGATAAATACGGAAATGGTCGTCGAGGAAGTAGTTAAAGAGGTCCTGAAGAGGCTGGCCGGAGAAAGGGAAAAAGTCGCGGAAGATTATGCGGTTGGAAACCCCGCGGGCAAGGAACTCCTTCTGGAGGAAATGGGAGAAGCAAAGCCGGGGGCCAGGGAAGAAGAAGTGGTAATAGGTGTTTCCCCTGCCTTTGGGGTTAAATTTAAGGAAAACATCAACGGCATTCCTCTGGCGGACATATTGAGGGAAATAATGGCGGGCATTGCTGAAGAGGGCCTGAATTCAAGGGTGATCCGCGTAAGACACACTGCTGATGTGGCTTTTATAGGCCATACTGCGGCAAAACTTTCCGGTTCGGGTGTGGGGATAGGGATACAGTCAAGAGGGACCGCCGTTATACACCACAAAGACCTGCAGCCGTTAAATAACCTTGAGCTTTTCCCGCAGTGCCCCGTGATGACGCTCGATACCTACAGGGCCATAGGGAAGAATGCGGCCCTGTATGCCAAAGGAGAATCTCCCACGCCGGTGCCGGTGATGAACGACCAGATGGCCAGGCCCAAGTTTCAGGCCAAAGCCGCCGTCATGCATAATTTCGAGACCCAGTACGTGAAACCCGGCTTAAAGCCAGTGGAGCTGAAAGTTTGCTTCAGCAAAGGAGGTACCAGCTGA
- a CDS encoding diol dehydratase small subunit encodes MIDEKALEEIVRQVLEELGSHKKQVKAEIKKDEGLDPKLDFPLSKKRPELLKSATGKKFTEITFEEALRGNVRAEDFRISPDTLLIQAEIAERVGRKQFANNLRRAAELTRVPDERILEIYNALRPYRSTKEELLAIADELQQKYDAPICAAFVREAAEVYERRRRLKGME; translated from the coding sequence ATGATAGACGAAAAGGCGCTGGAGGAAATAGTCCGGCAGGTTCTGGAGGAGCTCGGCAGCCATAAAAAGCAAGTAAAGGCTGAAATAAAAAAGGATGAAGGCCTGGACCCCAAGCTCGACTTTCCGCTGTCTAAAAAGAGGCCGGAGCTTCTGAAATCGGCAACGGGGAAGAAGTTCACGGAAATAACCTTTGAGGAAGCCCTCAGAGGAAATGTCCGGGCGGAGGATTTTAGAATATCGCCTGATACCCTTTTGATACAGGCCGAGATCGCGGAAAGGGTCGGCAGAAAACAGTTCGCCAATAATTTGAGGAGGGCAGCGGAGCTCACTCGGGTGCCCGACGAGAGGATACTGGAGATATATAACGCCCTGAGACCTTACAGGTCGACGAAAGAAGAACTTCTGGCCATTGCCGATGAACTGCAGCAAAAGTATGATGCCCCCATATGTGCCGCCTTTGTGAGGGAAGCGGCCGAAGTGTACGAGCGCAGGAGAAGGTTAAAGGGGATGGAGTAA